The following proteins come from a genomic window of Dreissena polymorpha isolate Duluth1 chromosome 1, UMN_Dpol_1.0, whole genome shotgun sequence:
- the LOC127843999 gene encoding protein ABHD15-like, producing MIYRYRPCVACQLEMVILCLFSSLKSFILIIIRWGLCLYVACKRPFDFFHMKDIIPKLHSRKSSLAIHLVRRRGFLSRPFRPPWFLRNGYMQTLLGLLNTPNADVSFRREYIRSGKGVVAIDWLAIDEQIELRRNSPIILMFPRLTGDALSVAALCIQAAKRGFRPVVFNRRGHGNSLLTSPKLTSTGDPSDAREVITYILECYPFVPLLGVGIGAGCATLFSYLGEYGSSSQIKAAVCISPSYDNTEKFFEQIPKLYELILLISLKRMLLNYWKALHKVIDIKAVILRAWTLKEFDYHVYCKMYGIEAFEAFWKRNDPMRDVDDIAVPVLCVNSMDDCVSVHENIPLDVFRLYPNLFLVMLDKGGHCAFMENVKGTSYADNMTLTFLEGVLEFFSNSRYWFK from the coding sequence ATGATTTATAGATATAGACCTTGTGTTGCTTGTCAACTGGAAATGgtaatattgtgtttattttcgtCCTTGAAaagttttatattgataataatacgCTGGGGTCTATGTTTATACGTGGCATGCAAGAGGCCATTTGACTTTTTTCATATGAAGGATATTATTCCGAAACTTCACTCCCGAAAATCGTCGCTTGCGATTCACCTTGTTCGCAGGCGCGGATTCCTTAGCCGCCCTTTCCGGCCACCGTGGTTTCTGCGCAACGGCTATATGCAGACCCTGTTAGGATTGTTAAACACACCGAACGCTGACGTAAGTTTTCGGCGCGAATACATTCGGAGCGGTAAAGGCGTCGTCGCTATTGATTGGTTAGCCATTGACGAGCAAATTGAGCTTCGCAGAAACAGTCCGATTATTCTTATGTTTCCTCGTCTTACCGGCGATGCACTGAGTGTAGCGGCACTCTGTATACAAGCAGCGAAAAGGGGATTCCGACCGGTGGTTTTCAATCGAAGGGGTCATGGAAACAGTCTACTGACGTCACCAAAACTAACTAGTACCGGCGACCCCAGCGATGCGCGGGAAGTGATAACCTACATTTTAGAGTGCTACCCTTTCGTGCCGCTTCTAGGGGTCGGAATTGGGGCCGGATGCGCAACCTTGTTCTCCTATCTGGGAGAGTACGGGTCCTCTTCGCAAATCAAAGCGGCGGTGTGTATTTCCCCGTCGTATGACAACACGGAAAAATTCTTCGAACAAATACCGAAACTGTACGAGCTAATACTTCTCATCAGCTTGAAGCGGATGTTGTTGAATTACTGGAAGGCCTTGCACAAGGTCATTGACATTAAGGCGGTGATTTTGAGGGCATGGACTCTGAAGGAGTTCGACTACCATGTCTACTGCAAGATGTACGGCATAGAGGCGTTCGAAGCGTTCTGGAAACGTAACGACCCGATGCGTGACGTCGACGATATTGCCGTGCCCGTGTTGTGCGTGAACAGCATGGACGATTGCGTTTCGGTGCACGAGAACATTCCACTCGACGTGTTCCGACTGTACCCGAACTTGTTTCTAGTCATGTTGGACAAGGGAGGCCACTGCGCGTTCATGGAGAACGTCAAAGGGACGTCATATGCCGACAACATGACGTTAACTTTCTTAGAAGGAGTTCTTGAGTTTTTCTCGAATTCTAGATACTGGTTTAAGTGA